The Bacteroidota bacterium genome includes a region encoding these proteins:
- a CDS encoding NAD(P)/FAD-dependent oxidoreductase, with amino-acid sequence MKPRVVIIGAGFGGLSAARHLRNAPVDVLLIDKNNYHTFQPLLYQVATAGLEAEEIAHAVRGIFHKQKNFDFYLGEVTGVDWAQRQLHILDGTRIPFDYLIVAAGATTNFFGVAGAAQHGFGLKNLTEAVNLRSHIIERFETANRLRKSTADTLLNVVVVGGGPTGVEMAGALCELFQKVLKKDFPHLPVDKAQVYLVEASSNLLNAYHEKLQPYARKQLERRGVNVMLNTQVVRVTPDAVHLGDGTQIPTQTMIWAAGVRANPLGEILGLPTARAGRIDVAEDLSIPGHEQVFAVGDIAASKNKAEEIDPQLAPVAMQGGQHVAEQIIRHLNGKPATPFSYKSRGIMATIGRNAAVSQLDIGIRNTGFLAWVMWLVLHLMQLVGFRNRLNVLLNWAWNYFTYDRSARLIMPATEEAPDLVESAPDSPSPALTEV; translated from the coding sequence ATGAAACCAAGAGTTGTAATAATAGGCGCTGGGTTTGGTGGATTGAGCGCAGCCCGGCACCTGCGCAACGCGCCAGTCGACGTATTGCTTATCGACAAAAACAATTATCACACATTCCAACCGCTACTCTACCAGGTAGCTACCGCCGGCCTGGAGGCTGAAGAAATTGCACACGCTGTGCGCGGCATTTTCCATAAGCAGAAAAACTTCGATTTTTATCTTGGCGAAGTCACAGGGGTTGACTGGGCACAGCGGCAATTACACATCCTCGACGGCACCCGCATCCCCTTTGATTATCTGATTGTCGCAGCCGGCGCCACTACCAACTTTTTCGGCGTTGCTGGCGCAGCACAGCATGGTTTTGGCTTAAAAAATCTCACAGAAGCCGTTAACTTGCGCTCCCATATCATCGAAAGATTTGAAACAGCAAACCGCTTGCGCAAGTCAACCGCAGATACCCTGCTTAACGTCGTCGTCGTTGGTGGTGGCCCGACAGGTGTTGAGATGGCCGGCGCATTATGCGAGCTCTTTCAGAAGGTGCTCAAAAAAGATTTCCCCCACCTGCCGGTTGATAAAGCACAAGTCTACCTGGTTGAGGCATCATCCAACCTGTTAAATGCCTACCACGAAAAATTACAGCCCTATGCACGCAAGCAGCTTGAACGACGTGGCGTCAATGTGATGCTCAACACACAAGTTGTCCGGGTGACTCCCGATGCGGTACACCTGGGTGATGGCACGCAGATTCCAACGCAAACCATGATCTGGGCAGCAGGCGTGCGTGCCAATCCGCTCGGAGAAATACTGGGCCTGCCTACTGCGCGCGCCGGCCGCATTGACGTAGCGGAGGATCTCAGTATTCCAGGGCACGAGCAGGTTTTTGCCGTTGGCGACATTGCAGCAAGCAAAAACAAAGCAGAAGAGATAGACCCTCAACTAGCGCCTGTAGCCATGCAAGGCGGCCAACACGTTGCAGAACAGATCATCCGGCACCTCAACGGAAAGCCGGCAACACCCTTCAGCTACAAAAGCCGCGGTATCATGGCAACCATTGGGCGCAATGCCGCGGTTTCTCAGCTCGACATAGGTATCCGCAACACCGGGTTTCTTGCCTGGGTTATGTGGCTCGTTTTGCACCTGATGCAACTGGTAGGTTTCAGAAATCGGTTGAACGTTTTGCTTAACTGGGCCTGGAATTATTTCACGTACGACCGTAGCGCCCGGCTTATTATGCCGGCAACTGAGGAAGCACCAGACCTGGTTGAATCTGCCCCTGATAGCCCTTCGCCGGCCCTCACAGAAGTGTAA
- the rnc gene encoding ribonuclease III, whose translation MKPGRKYRLSRKAMEALVGFRIGDMALYERAMRHRSLLRGEPESGTRSNERLEFLGDAVLGFITAEHLFEHFPEKDEGFLTRLRAKLVNGKALAICAEEINLGSLILMSKNMVQEQGRQNRTILADAFEALIGAIYLDQGLDTARHFIERTMLNQVDLKALAQQYDNFKSLLLEYAQARSWAQPIYRVVSEEGPSHAKTFSVDVILKGEPHGRGQGGSKKMAEQRAAKEALKLLRSKPRT comes from the coding sequence ATGAAGCCAGGGCGGAAGTATCGGTTGTCGCGAAAAGCGATGGAGGCCCTGGTTGGCTTCCGCATTGGGGATATGGCCCTTTATGAGCGCGCCATGCGACATCGGTCCTTGTTACGTGGCGAGCCGGAATCTGGTACCCGGTCAAACGAACGCCTCGAATTCCTCGGAGATGCCGTGCTTGGTTTTATAACGGCAGAACATCTCTTTGAACATTTTCCCGAAAAAGATGAAGGGTTTCTTACCCGGTTGAGGGCAAAATTGGTTAACGGGAAGGCCCTTGCAATTTGTGCAGAAGAAATCAACCTGGGCTCCCTCATCCTGATGAGCAAGAATATGGTGCAGGAGCAAGGCCGGCAAAATCGCACCATTCTCGCTGATGCCTTCGAAGCGCTCATTGGAGCCATTTATCTTGATCAGGGGTTGGATACTGCCCGGCATTTTATTGAGCGCACGATGCTGAATCAAGTTGACCTCAAGGCGCTCGCCCAGCAATACGATAACTTTAAAAGCCTGCTGCTCGAATATGCCCAGGCGAGAAGTTGGGCCCAGCCTATCTACCGCGTTGTGTCCGAAGAAGGCCCCAGCCACGCCAAAACGTTTTCAGTTGATGTAATCCTGAAAGGGGAGCCACACGGTCGTGGGCAGGGAGGGAGCAAAAAAATGGCTGAACAACGCGCCGCCAAAGAAGCCTTGAAACTCCTCCGCAGTAAACCCCGCACCTGA
- a CDS encoding S8 family serine peptidase, translating to MRRTSTRWWRVALTLFFMLPLIAATASAQDNFLAHVETENLDTFISDISATGGSITKVIQLDGTSVVCFSGDRQVKRFARQHKAANQVANDPNVAWIQPDMQAIVGAAETFGNPPNSGDDDFFFDLQWGHDAINAPESWRKRRGAGVRVAVLDSGIDAEHPDLAPNLNSALSKSFVPNEDWNIQSGFGFNHGTHVAGTIAAADNGLGTIGVAPEVELVALKVLSEFTGSGNFSWIIDAVVYAADNDVDIANLSLGAVFPKGGSAGADGRALREILNAVGEYANERGTMLIAAAGNNSLNIDNCCIALPSGAKHFLSVSATTPVGWGLNPGTNMDVPASYSNYGDRHIDFAGPGGDALYAGAETCTVGGLTQPCWVFDLVFSTINEGWGWAAGTSMAAPHVTGVAALLKSWKKGATPAQLKNMLKASANKLGDTPGDDTFFGHGRVDAESALGLWRTRDNGVAATDNLVATAGFDTETPTSFAIEQNYPNPFNPTTAINFHLAEQADVQVAVYDMMGRQVASLVNQSMVAGSYTTSWNGKDAGGQSVASGVYLYKIVAGNFTASRVMTLLK from the coding sequence ATGAGACGAACTTCTACCAGGTGGTGGCGCGTTGCGCTCACGCTCTTTTTCATGTTGCCGCTCATAGCAGCAACAGCTTCAGCACAAGACAACTTCCTCGCCCACGTTGAGACTGAAAATCTGGATACCTTCATATCAGATATTTCAGCAACCGGCGGCAGTATTACCAAAGTAATTCAGTTAGATGGCACCTCCGTTGTCTGTTTCAGCGGAGATCGGCAGGTAAAACGCTTTGCCCGGCAACACAAAGCGGCCAACCAGGTGGCCAACGATCCCAATGTAGCGTGGATCCAGCCAGACATGCAGGCCATCGTTGGCGCTGCAGAGACCTTCGGCAATCCACCTAACAGTGGCGATGACGATTTTTTCTTCGACCTTCAGTGGGGGCATGACGCTATCAATGCGCCCGAATCATGGCGAAAAAGGCGGGGCGCCGGCGTACGCGTGGCTGTCCTCGACAGTGGCATCGACGCAGAACATCCTGACCTTGCGCCAAACCTCAACAGTGCGTTGAGCAAGTCGTTTGTACCGAACGAGGACTGGAATATCCAGTCCGGATTTGGCTTTAACCATGGCACACACGTAGCCGGCACTATAGCTGCTGCCGACAACGGACTTGGTACCATCGGTGTTGCACCAGAAGTTGAACTGGTTGCCCTGAAGGTCCTTTCCGAATTCACCGGAAGTGGCAATTTCAGCTGGATAATCGATGCAGTGGTATACGCCGCTGACAACGATGTCGACATTGCCAACCTTAGCCTTGGTGCGGTTTTCCCTAAAGGAGGATCTGCTGGTGCTGATGGGCGGGCACTGAGAGAAATACTCAATGCAGTAGGTGAGTACGCCAACGAGCGTGGTACAATGCTAATCGCTGCAGCTGGCAACAACAGCCTCAACATAGACAACTGCTGTATCGCACTGCCAAGTGGTGCCAAGCACTTTCTGTCAGTTTCAGCAACTACACCAGTAGGCTGGGGGCTGAACCCGGGCACAAACATGGATGTACCGGCAAGCTATTCCAACTATGGAGACCGGCACATCGATTTTGCTGGCCCAGGCGGTGACGCCCTTTATGCCGGAGCGGAGACCTGTACGGTTGGCGGATTAACGCAGCCTTGCTGGGTATTCGACCTTGTCTTCAGCACAATCAACGAAGGCTGGGGATGGGCTGCCGGCACAAGCATGGCTGCCCCTCACGTGACGGGTGTTGCAGCACTGCTTAAGAGTTGGAAAAAGGGCGCCACCCCGGCACAGCTCAAAAACATGCTCAAGGCATCAGCTAACAAACTAGGTGACACACCTGGTGACGACACGTTCTTTGGCCACGGTCGCGTAGATGCAGAATCTGCACTGGGACTCTGGCGCACCAGAGACAACGGCGTTGCTGCAACGGACAATCTGGTAGCAACTGCCGGGTTTGATACAGAAACCCCGACCAGCTTTGCAATTGAGCAAAACTATCCTAACCCATTCAATCCGACAACAGCGATCAATTTCCATCTCGCAGAACAGGCAGATGTTCAGGTCGCGGTATACGACATGATGGGCCGCCAGGTCGCATCGCTGGTTAACCAGTCCATGGTTGCGGGTTCTTACACAACTTCATGGAACGGCAAAGATGCCGGCGGGCAATCGGTTGCTAGCGGGGTTTACCTGTACAAAATTGTTGCAGGCAACTTCACAGCATCCCGCGTAATGACATTGCTCAAGTAA